ATTTTGAAGGAATAATTAAAATATGTTGTTTATTTGGAAGCTCTTTTGCAATTTCTCTAAAAATAGGCATATGATTTGTTATTTCTGTTTTTCTACTTCCTGGCATAAAAACTATTTTATCTGTTTGTTTGTATTCATGTTTAAATTCAGTTATTTCATCTAAAAGTGGATGGCCCACATAACTTATCATTTCTTTTTTTGAGTATAACTCTTGCTCAAATGGAATAATAGAACAAAGTTTTGTACAATATTCTTGAAGTTTTTCAACTCTTTTTTTCTTCCATGCCCAAGCTTGAGGAAGTATATAGTAAATAATCTCTTTATTTGGATAAGTTTGTTTAAGTTTTTTTGCTAAAGGTAGATTAAATCCTGAGCTATCCATTAGTAAAACTTTGTCACAATCCTTTGCAAGTTCTACTAACTCATCTCTTAATTTAAAAAAGAATCTTAGTTTTTTTAGTGCATCTACAAATCCCATAATCGCTAAAGCTGTTAAATCATAAAGTGGATTTCCTAACTCTTTATCAAAAACTCCTACAAGTTCAATATCATCATCAAGATGTTTTTTTAGCTCTTTTAGATGAATATTTGATGAAGTTTCCAATGCACTTACTAAAATTTTCATATAATTTCTTCCTTTACATCATCATAAGTTACAGTGTTTAGTTCTATATCAAATTTGCCTTCTATTATCTCATCAATAATAATTACAGCACTTAAATCATATGGATTATTTACTATTTTATCTCTTATATTTAGTTCCTCTTTTATAATAGGAGGATTATACATAAGCTCTTTTACATTTTTATATGAAGTTTGTGCTATTTGATTAAAAGTATTTATATCTAATACTTTTATCTCTTCTCTATTTAAATAGTGAATACCATCTTTAACGTATTCAACTCTTCCGTTTGTTTTTGTTCTATTTATTGTAGAATAAAAAAGAAAATATGATGGAACTGGTTTCTTATTTATATCAACTTTTCCATTAAATAAACGATAATTTAGAAATCTTTGTTTGATTATTTTGTATTGTTCATTTTTATCTTCAAGTTCATTTCTTTTATTGTAAAGTTCAAGTCTTTGTTCAATTGATTCTGGAAGGATTTGATTTGAAATAGGATTAAACATCTCATCCATTACTTTTTTTTGAGCTTCTCTTTGTGGAGTTAGACCAAATAGACAACCACAATAATTTTGTCTATAAAGTGAATGTTGTTTTACAACTTCTCCTTGTATTTGGGTACCATTTCCAGCTCTATAATCTCTAAATATAAACTCTAATCCCGTTT
The window above is part of the Arcobacter sp. CECT 8986 genome. Proteins encoded here:
- the lpxB gene encoding lipid-A-disaccharide synthase; this encodes MKILVSALETSSNIHLKELKKHLDDDIELVGVFDKELGNPLYDLTALAIMGFVDALKKLRFFFKLRDELVELAKDCDKVLLMDSSGFNLPLAKKLKQTYPNKEIIYYILPQAWAWKKKRVEKLQEYCTKLCSIIPFEQELYSKKEMISYVGHPLLDEITEFKHEYKQTDKIVFMPGSRKTEITNHMPIFREIAKELPNKQHILIIPSKFDEEYVKRTYGDTSDFIISNDAHQSLIDAEFGFICSGTATLEASLIGTPFVLSYVAKKFDYFLGRMFVKLPYIGLANIFFDKMGKDAIHKEFFQEDVTAKNLLAEYNNMDKKQFLNNSKVLRDYLQNGSSKNVAQIIQN
- a CDS encoding epoxyqueuosine reductase QueH — its product is MLVHICCSVDSHYFLEKIQEEYPNEELVGYFYDPNIHPYSEYRLRYLDVEYSCKKLGIKLIEGAYNLEEWLKKVKGMEHLPEKGDRCTVCYDDRLETSVKKAIELGHDKFTTTLLISPKKSQEKLEKIGAKLQEQTGLEFIFRDYRAGNGTQIQGEVVKQHSLYRQNYCGCLFGLTPQREAQKKVMDEMFNPISNQILPESIEQRLELYNKRNELEDKNEQYKIIKQRFLNYRLFNGKVDINKKPVPSYFLFYSTINRTKTNGRVEYVKDGIHYLNREEIKVLDINTFNQIAQTSYKNVKELMYNPPIIKEELNIRDKIVNNPYDLSAVIIIDEIIEGKFDIELNTVTYDDVKEEII